The window ACAAAGAGTAAATAACAAAGATACAAATAGTATCTTCTGCGAAACCACAAGTTTTAATCCATATCTAAATTCATTTCTGTTAGCTCATGGAACACTgattttcattgattttgaaaagagaaaacacaaaagacTTCCGCTCAACAACGTGGTTTCTTGTCCTTTGGATCCTAGATTAAGAAGAAACAGCAAGATGTGCTTGGTTTCTTAGAAGCCAACAAAATCGGGTTTGAAGAAAAAGATATTGCAGCCAATGAAGAGAATCGCAAGTGGATGAGAGAAAACGTACCTGAAAACAGTCGACCAGCCACTGGGTACCCTCTGCCACCTCAGATTTTCAATGAAAGCCAGTACCGTGGGGTAAGAATACAATTTAAATGCTTGTTCCCACGCCTTTACTCGTACCTCCAGTTCCACATGTACTCACTGCCCTTGCATATGGTCATTTTTCCTCTTTGTCCGTCCTATGAAGCTGGAGCATTTTGCAGATGGGTGAATCAGCCACTTAAAACATCCTGTAACATGTATACGTCCCAACTGTGGACACACAGTTGTCTTTACATTTGTTCATGTTGATGACATTCAAAATGGTGGTGCCGTTTCTGATATATCCATGAAGAAGTCTCTCGAAGGaagctttagctttttttttttaaattagttaaaatgaatatttcattttctcttaaatcTAGTAATGTATGTATTTTGATGTGAGTAGCGGATTTAAAATATAAGGTTAGTCAATTAAATTCATGTGAGGGATGAAGGAGCTATCTAGTATGAGATCTCTcatctaaacatttttttatggAGTAGTTTCCTTATTCCTAATTCTTCACTCACTATACCATTGACTAATTTCTTTAGTCTCTGACCATTCTGGTAACTGTGACAAACTAGAACCGTAAATTAAACCGGTTCTTCTCTTAAGGAGCTGGTTGGACGTAGACTATGGGAACAACCCTACACACTTACATAGAGTGGTTATGAAGCCACAGATGTAAGGACCATAGAGGAACACATGGTTTAGAAGCATCATTTTGAGTCTTCTGCCTAAAAGGTGTATCTGAGAGTAAGAAAGACACTGTTTGCTGAAGAGCCTTTCATAACGCAATTCAGAGCAACTAGAAGACAAAGAGCAGGTGTCCTGACACAAACGAGAGAGCCCTTGACACAGAGTGTTTTCTTTCTGGGTGGATTTCGCCCTCTTCCCAAGAAGCCTCAAAGTgttatctgctaaaaaaaaaccaagtgtctcaaaaaaaaaaaaaaaaaaaaagttatctgctgctgctgcagtcagAGCCAATAATGCAAAGACAGGGTCTACAGATAAGGAAATGGCACTTAGTCTGTTCTTTTAGATAGCAAAACTTCAGTGCTTGCCTATTTGAATTTTTTGCAAATCAGAAAATCACATGGGCTGCAAGAAGCCTCAGAAGCAGCCCTCCTGTCCAATGTAAGCCAGCATGTGTTGTCTTAACCTCTCATTTTTGAAGTAGAAATTTCAATCTCTTGACTAttgaaaatgaacacattttggaTTGTAAGGGCAAATTAGAGAAACCAGGTTGATCTGATATTTGACCCCCTTGGAGATCACACTGCAGCGGCATGGAGCATGTTAGAGAAATTATGTGCCAGTGCCAGAGCTGTGACACAGCCAGTAGAAGCACTGCATGCAACAacacccagcatcccacatgtgtgccggttggtgtcctgggtgctctactcCCATCCAGCTACTTAGTAGTGACCTGGGAGAAAAGTGTAGGAAGAGAACCCACTATAATGAATAGGCTAACTAGTTGACTAAATCAAACGATTTGTAAACAGTGATGTACCAAATTTAAACCTTGACAAGTTGCTCTGAAGCTCCAAATCTATTAAACCACTGTGTCGGTCATGTTCTTATTTTCTCAGATATCctgtcttcattcttttctttctttctttcctgtgtatTGTGAGGGAGTAACTTCTTCAAATGGCGTTTCCCATTCTCCATTGCCAGCTGATTACCTATGGAGCTTAGCTAATAATAAGAGGCAATGACAGGAAgattgaagaaaaggaaaagccaaAGTTTCCTTCTCTTCATTGCTGGAGGCATCCGTGACAGTCAGCGTATATCCTTAGGGGTAAGCAGCTCTACCAGGTGCTCCTGGGCTCTGTAATACTACTTTCTTCACTTGTTTCCTTTTGACTTGGCTATAATagcagcttcttcctgttctAATTTCTGGGATGTTTCCTAATCATTTGTTGGCCTTTCTGCTTTGCAATGCTTTGCATTTAGCTCAAAATGTGAGACTCGCCTTATTTGAAGAGGTTCCTTGGCTTTGGGACTGTGGGCATCTTAGGCAGACAATTCTTTATTGTAGGAGGCTTCCCATGCACATTGGACGATCTTCAACAGCGTTCTGGCTTCTATGAGATGTCAGTTATTCTTCCAGTTTTAAACTGTGACTTAGTTTCTTGTTTCTCTACTGGAATGTAACTCAAGATTGAAATTACTACCCTGCCCACATATGTGAAACGCTGCTATAGTACACGCACAATTTCCAACAATCATCTTTATTCAGAAAGAGTTTTTGCTGTGCATTTGCAGGACTCAAACACATTTCCATGAAATTCCAGTGTGATAGCATTATGTGATGGAATTCTGCATTAATGTTCTTGAAATCCCAGAGATGCAAGTAAGATGTAATCATTTTCCCCCCAGAAAGTTCCTATAAAAGAAAGTCATGTCAGTTTATCTTGTTTACTCTTGTATTTCTAACATCAAGAGCAACAATTATCATGTAGCAAGTGGTCAATAAATActtaaggaataaaataaattaatttgacTTAAATAAGAAGCTAATGTTCCTTTAATTTCAGATTCACAAAATTTGTTTACTAAGTCCTAGATCaacacattttcatgtattttggcCATAGCATTATATGATCAGATTTCAATTGATTAAAAGACTTTCTTTCACAACAATCTGAAGAAAGTCATgtattgtttttgttgctttgatGCTAGCTTAAAATATTGTgactcttggattttttttaactagcATACTCCTGGTTGGTTAAGTGTCAATATGACACTTGAGTAGGTTATCTTGAGTAGGTTATCAGTAATCTGATTTGTTATGGAACTTCTGTTTAGACCCAGTTGGTTTCATTTGAGAAATGCATTCCAAGAGTAAAAGAGGCCGTTGGTACATGTGTGTTGTTTGTTGATCCATTGTCACAAAGATGCCTCGAGTCAATTCTTGGAAAAACCTCAGTGACCTTAAGCAATTCTGATTTTATTAAAAGAAACTCTGGATAAGAGGAAAATCCTTTTTCTCATGTTTCTTGGAGAAGGGTCCAAGCTTTTATGGTCATCAGATGTTCCAAGTGTCCAGAAAATAGAAGGTGCTTGGGACGAACTGTGTATGTGGTAATCTGTTGGTGAGCAAATCCCTAGAGAAGCCAACTAACCATGATTGCTTTTCAGCTCTAATAAATCAACCAAAACATCATGTTTCTCTATATGTTTAAAAATCAGCTGCGGACTAGGTGTAAACAGTGCTATGTTTCGGGTTGATTGTAAGTTGCAGACAAATTTAGACACATCTGTTTGTTACATTTGGAAAATTCTCAGTTGCTTAGAAGATGTTAGTGGGAAACCTGACCGAAGTTTATTCATGTGAGGTATCTCTCACGTGCTGGGGTAGAGACCTCTGAGTAATTTGGTCGTTCTTATTGTTGTATTTCatgaatgatttatttctttctggAAAACATAGCAAggattcacttttcttttttctaaccaTGGCTATATGGTTAATATGCActgttctataggctctggggtAGTCTCTACTAAAATGAATAATGAGAGGGAAATATGGGGACTGGAACAACAGTCTACCACTATAAATAAGCAGCTTTGCACTAGGAAATAGCTGGCTGCTTTGGGCCGTGGAAGAAGCTGGAAGTCAATTTCAATTCTATGAAACATAGATTAAACAATTGTGCAGCATTAGGCCTCCCAGAACAGCATACCTTTGGACCCACTGTATATGGGATCCAGatgccatgattttttttaagatttatttatttttattggaaactcagatacacagggaggaggagagacagagaggaagatcttccatccgatggttcactccccaagcaaccgcaacggctggagctgagccaatctgaagcctggagccaggagctcttccaggtctcccatgctggtgcagggttccagggctttgggccgtcctcgactgctttcccaggccacaagcagggagctggatgggaagtggagctgctgggattagaaccggcgcccatatgggttcccgctgcgtgcaaggcaaggactttaaccactatgctatctctCCGGGCCCAGATGCCGTGATTCTTACTACTCCTCTCAGAACTCTTACATTCTGGAAGTTTGTCCATCTTTAAGGAGATAGTTGATCCTGCCAAACATTCAGAACCCTATGAAAAAAtctcttttgtttcctttattgGTTACATATTCCTAATCGTTTTTGTCTATTTCTCACCAGGACTATGATGCCTTCTTTGAAGCCAGAGAAAATAATGCAGTGTATGCCTTTTTAGGCTTGACAGCACCACCCGGTTCAAAGGTACGGTTCCCTTTCCCCGCCCCCTGTATTATTCATATCATTTGCTGTTGGATTTTTAATCAAATATGATTTTGACCTTTAATAAGGACTCAGCTCAAGTCAGAGACCATGCTTTATAGCTGAAAATCCCTGTTCTGCATGCACTTAATATCTGTTAGGGCACATGGAAGTTCGTAGGCAGATATATGAAACACGTATATAGGGTATAGATTTTGGGTGAAGTAACTTCTGTAACTGGCTGCCCAAGGCGGCAAATTTCTCATTTACCCATTCACAAATACATGGTTAACGATTTTTAAAGATACACTATTCCAGCTGTAATGCACAGTTCTAGTGCAGCAGCGAGCATCTTAGTTCATGGTCATCTCCTTGGaagcatttattgtttttgtaTGAGAACAAGTGCTAAGAGTCACCTATTCAAGTTAACTAAGAGGATTTGAGTCACAAGATTGATCACTAAATTGCGGACTAAATTTTGGGCTTTTCATTGCCaatacaaattcatttttttttcaagtgacaGTGTTGCCAAGGGAAACCAAATAaaggtaacaaaaataaaattgccCATCTAATAAAATGTCTCAAAGCAATAACCTTTGAATATACCTTTGTCTCACACAGTGGGTATTATCTACACAAGTAAGTTTAATCAAAATGTGTGTTCTCTGCTCTGTTGTCTAATGTTTGGCTCATAGTGAATGATTTTATATTCAACAGATTATTTgaactccatctcagtctccaATTTGGAGAGTCTGTGTTATTGTTCATATTTTTTCTGGACATGATTTATTAGTACTGTGTTTGCGTCATTGTGAAATTTCAGTTCCTTGTCAAGCCTTTTTCCCCCCATGGGCAAAATGTTATATTTCAAGCTTTGTGTAAATTGAGTCATAAGAAAAGTTAGGAAGTTAGGTAAGACACTTTCGCTTAAATAAGTTAGTAATATCTAAGTTAAATCATCAAAATCGGTTCATATTAGAGCATGTGTGAAAGGAAACGTAGCTTATTAGGgcttatttatacatttattttattcaactTGTATTTATGGAGTGTCAAAAGCTGACTTGCCATTAATGATGGGATCAAATATAGAGAATATGCTCCTATATTCAGATTATCTGTATCCTAGTGATGGTCATGTATACAAATAATTACAAAAGAAATATATGTACAAATAATTATAATTGAAGGCATACTGTGGTAAATTCTCCAAGTCTGATGTGAATAAAGTGCTGTAGGAGTTTGGAGCACATAATGATAAATTCCTACTATGGAAGTTGGGGAATATTTCACAAAGGAGTAGCATTTGAGCTGCCAAAGATTCCAGAAGTATTAAAGTGACACTAAGGGATCTTTAACAGACACAAAATCAGAAATATTCCCATTGGGCTGTAACAGCATAGAATGGTGTGTTCAGGGGGCAAAAGGTACAAGAGGGCATATTAAATAGAGGATGTTTGCTAGGAAGTGGAATTTACTGGGTAAATTTGGACTAGAATATGATTACAATGCTAGATAGTTTCTTTTATCTGTTGGGCATCCAAAAGCCATGATGGGgaataaaaaaagataatcatGTGAATATCATTGTATTTTAAGATGAGGCTTATTCGttgtgataaaaaaataaatttgccaGCTATATGAATGTGGAATATGGTCAACGTCAGAGAGGCAGACATTAGAGTGATTAAGGCCCTGAAGTGCCATAGAGCTGGGCAGCCCAGTGCCTGGCCGATGAGCTTGCGCTCTCTACATTACCTTTCTGGGGACTGGTTGGGTTGGGCCACCCCCAGTGCCCTGCCTAGTTCTAGAGCTGCTGGCCTggcaggccctgggccagctcccAGGAGACAG is drawn from Ochotona princeps isolate mOchPri1 chromosome X, mOchPri1.hap1, whole genome shotgun sequence and contains these coding sequences:
- the SH3BGRL gene encoding adapter SH3BGRL, with the protein product MVIRVYIASSSGSTAIKKKQQDVLGFLEANKIGFEEKDIAANEENRKWMRENVPENSRPATGYPLPPQIFNESQYRGDYDAFFEARENNAVYAFLGLTAPPGSKEAEAQAKQEA